From a single Nicotiana tabacum cultivar K326 chromosome 8, ASM71507v2, whole genome shotgun sequence genomic region:
- the LOC107821050 gene encoding putative uridine nucleosidase 2, which translates to MATEAKKIIIDTDPGIDDAMAIFVALQSPEIEVIGLTTIYGNVYTSLATRNALHLLDVAGRTDIPVAEGSHVTITKGTKLRIADFVHGTDGLGNQNFPAPNGKPIDQNAAEFLIQQASLYPGKVIVVALGPLTNIALAIQSDPAFVKNIRQIVVLGGSFAVNGNANPAAEANIFGDPDAADIVFTSGADVLAVGINVTHQVILTDSDRNELAKSNGKFAKYLDKILGVYFGYHHDAYSTKGVYLHDPTALLAAVDPSLITYTEGAVRVQTIGITRGLTLFYNKQKRFGEVTEWCDKPSVKVAVTVDAPKVLKLVMERLINS; encoded by the exons ATGGCAACAGAAGCCAAGAAGATCATCATTGACACTGATCCTGGCATTG ATGATGCAATGGCGATATTTGTGGCATTGCAATCTCCTGAAATCGAGGTCATCGGGCTTACTACTATATATGGAAATGTCTACACATCTCTAGCTACTAGAAATGCTTTACATCTG CTGGACGTAGCTGGAAGGACAGATATTCCAGTGGCTGAAGGCTCTCATGTTACAATCACT AAAGGTACAAAACTTCGAATTGCTGATTTTGTTCATGGCACGGATGGACTTGGGAACCAAAACTTTCCTGCACCAAATGGAAAGCCTATCGACCAGAATGCTGCTGAATTTCTCATCCAACAAGCAAGTCTATACCCTGGAAAGGTTATTGTAGTAGCCTTGGGTCCCCTTACAAATATAGCACTA GCCATTCAATCAGATCCTGCATTTGTTAAAAACATTAGACAAATTGTTGTTCTCGGTGGTTCCTTTGCTGTAAATGGAAATGCGAATCCAGCTGCAGAAGCGAAT ATCTTTGGAGATCCAGATGCTGCTGATATTGTTTTTACTAGCGGCGCTGACGTTCTGGCAGTTGGAATTAATGTTACACATCAAGTTATCCTTACTG ATTCTGATCGCAATGAGTTGGCGAAGTCTAACGGAAAGTTTGCCAAGTACCTTGACAAGATTTTGGGTGTCTATTTTGGTTATCACCATGATGCATACAGCACAAAAG GTGTTTATCTTCACGATCCGACTGCCCTGCTTGCTGCTGTTGATCCCTCACTAATCACCTATACAGAAGGTGCGGTTCGTGTCCAGACAATTGGCATCACAAGAGGTCTCACTCTATTTTATAATAAACAAAAGAG GTTTGGTGAAGTCACTGAATGGTGTGATAAACCCTCAGTAAAAGTGGCAGTAACTGTTGATGCTCCTAAGGTTCTCAAATTGGTCATGGAACGACTCATCAATTCTTAG
- the LOC107821049 gene encoding la-related protein 6B has protein sequence MALEEEDSHSSSSASLSLNQDCPFESSSSSINNNNNNNNNNNNSSKLNAQAPAFVPRISAPGRVYATRLHQINVTHVVPVVQNQFIYAPQQSPPSPYYGGVARGFVDQEVAAADSNNSAKNGGLPEEAAQKIVNQVEFYFSDLNLATTDNLIRHMIKDPEGYVPISVVASFKKIKALIGSHAQLAEVLRSSINLVVSEDGKKVKRQNPLTEAALEELQSRIVVAENLPEDHCHQNLMKIFSAVGRVKMIRTCHPQPSNGGASSASRSAKSDSTLYSNKLHVFVEYESVELAEKAVLELNDVDNWRNGLKVRLLLRCTAKSGQAQEKKVGHESGLNFKEDDDFASELNEKHEEESPCHSDVQSNDIADKHGSNGKRKGHNRGRGKGQGPGPGQTRGRGRGPAQFQQNNRGGRTGASTTNLNRGSNVASAPSNTNGVSIAGQPAVVCDQSAGKQSSVPRMPDGTRGFSMGRGKPVAVRTE, from the exons atggCTCTGGAAGAAGAAGATTCCCATAGTTCATCGTCTGCATCTCTCAGTTTAAATCAGGACTGTCCATTtgaatcctcctcttcttctattaataataataataataataataataataataataattcaagcaAGCTTAACGCTCAGGCTCCTGCTTTCGTGCCCCGAATCTCGGCGCCGGGGCGGGTGTACGCCACGCGCCTTCATCAGATCAACGTTACCCACGTCGTCCCTGTAGTACAAAATCAGTTCATTTACGCGCCTCAGCAGTCTCCTCCGTCGCCCTACTATGGCGGTGTTGCTCGAGGGTTTGTTGATCAAGaggttgctgctgctgattcgaACAATTCTGCTAAGAATGGAGGGCTACCTGAAGAAGCTGCTCAGAAGATCGTCAATCAG GTGGAGTTCTACTTCAGTGATTTAAATTTGGCAACGACTGATAATTTGATAAGGCATATGATCAAGGATCCCGAAGGATATG TACCAATATCTGTGGTTGCATCATTCAAGAAGATTAAAGCTCTAATAGGTAGTCATGCCCAGCTTGCCGAAGTTCTGCGGAGCTCAATAAATCTT GTAGTTAGTGAAGATGGAAAGAAAGTTAAACGGCAAAATCCTCTGACTGAAGCTGCCCTAGAAGAGTTGCAA TCTCGCATAGTGGTTGCTGAGAATTTGCCTGAGGACCACTGCCACCAGAACCTCATGAAGATTTTTTCGGCGGTTGGAAG GGTAAAAATGATACGCACCTGCCACCCTCAGCCTTCAAATGGCGGGGCTTCTTCAGCATCTAGATCGGCAAAGTCAGACAGCACGTTGTATAGTAACAAG TTGCACGTATTTGTGGAGTACGAGTCTGTTGAGTTGGCTGAGAAGGCG GTTCTTGAGCTAAATGATGTGGATAACTGGCGAAATGGTCTAAAAGTCCGTCTACTGCTTAGATGCACA GCTAAATCTGGTCAAGCCCAAGAGAAGAAGGTTGGTCATGAAAGTGGGCTCAACTTCAAGGAAGACGATGATTTTGCATCAGAATTAAATGAGAAACATGAAGAAGAATCTCCGTGCCATTCTGACGTGCAGTCAAATGACATTGCA GATAAGCATGGCAGCAATGGGAAGAGGAAAGGGCACAATCGTGGTCGGGGTAAGGGACAAGGACCAGGCCCAGGACAGACGCGGGGCCGGGGACGTGGACCTGCCCAGTTTCAACAAAACAATCGTGGAGGCCGTACAGGGGCTTCCACAACAAATTTGAATCGTGGAAGCAATGTGGCTAGTGCCCCCTCCAATACTAATGGTGTTAGTATAGCAGGGCAGCCTGCAGTAGTTTGTGATCAGTCAGCAGGCAAGCAATCTTCTGTGCCTCGCATGCCGGATGGCACTAGGGGATTCTCCATGGGTCGAGGTAAACCGGTTGCAGTTAGAACTGAGTGA